The Antarcticibacterium flavum genome contains the following window.
GGTTCCTGCATCGCTATTTACATTCAGGTCACCGTTGTGGGTAATTACGGGTTTTTCATTATCAGTTACAACAATGGTTTGAGTAACCGGTGTTGCGTCAACTCCCTTTGCATCTGTAACACTCCAGGTGATAGTCGTTGAACCTACGGAGTAGGCTGCATTCAAAGCCAACCCATCACTTCTGGTTCCTGAAGGATCACCCACGCTACAATTATCAGTTGCCGTAGCACTGACAGTGACTGCTGCGCTACAAGTTCCTGCATCGCTATTTACATTTTGATCACCGTTGTGAGTGATAACGGGTTTTTCATTATCGGTCACGGTCACAATTTGAGTGGCTGTAGCAGTATTATCAGAATTATCAGTTACTGTCCAGGTAACGGTTGTACTTCCCACTGGGAAATCTGCAGGGGCATCATTAGTAGTATTTTTAATTCCGCAATTATCATTGGTAGTGGGTGTGCCTAGGGTGACCCCTGAAGCTTTACATGTATTATTATTCGTATTAACAGTTACTGTTGCAGGTGCAGTGATAGTAGGATGTTGTTTATCCTCTATAGTTATAGAAGTAGTCTCTGGAGAAGAAGAGATTCCTTCAGCATCTATAACGATGATGGTATAGGAGCCAGGCAATAAATTGCTGATATTTTTTTCTGTACTTGAGAAAGTTCCAGGGCCGGTCCATTCATATTTTAAATCTCCTGTTCCACCAGTTACATTTATTGCAATGGCCCCGTCGTTATTTCCTTCACAGGTGGCTGGAGTTATTTCTCCAAAGGTGACTATTGGTTGTGCAGCTTTAGTTGTTGGTGACATCTTTATACCGCTAACTGCCGGAAGAGGAATGGGGCTGATCTTGCTTCTGCTAATAATTACAGCTTTACTGTTTATTTCAACAACAGGTATGGCCTCCTCAACTTTTTCTGAAAAGATCTTTTTCTGAACGATCTCCCTTAAGTTAAGGTTAGTGGTTTCCGATAAGATAAAATTGGTAAAACCAAAAAATGTTATAAGAACAAAAATGGCTTTCACCCGGGGGTAATTTTGCCCATACGCTAAACCTTTATAAATATTTGCTAAAATTAGATATAAAAATTTAGAAATAAGATGTTTACAAATAATTTTTAAGGTTTAAATACGTTTTTAATCGTCAAAATGCAGGATAACGAGGTGGATTGAGAGAAAATACGCGTTAAAATCTTTAAGATTTTTTAGAAGTTACATTTTAATACCATGATCACACTTTATAACCATTCAAGTTAATTATATAAAAAAATCCTTAAATTCAATAAGGATTTTTTCTACGCAAATTTAACCAGGAATTTCCTTTTGGAAGAGACTAGTCTAGCCGTTTGAACTATCCAAACTTTATTTAAATTTTATTTTAAAAATTGGGTTTTCTGTTTTCTCCATTTCCACCATATTTTTGGAGGTAATTTTTAAAGGTTCCCCTTCCGTATCCATAGTTCCACTTAAGAAACTTACATTTTCCATAGGTTTTTGACTGGTAAGCATGATCTTGTCACCGGAAATCATGAAAGAATAATTTCCAGTACCATTATCTACTGTTTCCCAACCCATATTTGGCCTATCCCAATCTGACCAGGTGTAAACTTCAGGTTCATTTGTATCGATTAAAACTATATGAGTTCTATATGGGATATCTTCTTTTGAACAAGAAGTGAAAAATGCCAAACATATTATGAGGGCAGTGATGGTAAAGTAGTTAATTCTGTTTTTCGTAGAGAATAAGTAGATATTTGACATAGTATAGCTTGTAACTAATCAGTATCTAATATAGTTGTTTTTGAAGCATGACAAAAAGGCTTTAAAAAGTTTTGTCTTCATGCCACATAGTCTGTTGTTATTTTTGTTCAAAGCTTGTTTGTTTCGTATTTTCATGGTGTGGATATAGAAGTGCTTATAAGGCGACTTGAAGCTTTGGAGAAAAAAGTAGAAACCCTTGAAAAGGAGAACGCTTCTCTAAAGGAGCGGCTGGCTAAATACGAGAACCCCAAGAACAGCCGTAACAGTTCCATTCCTCCTTCTAAGGATGAGAATCGTCCTGCAAAGAATCAGAGTTTGCGCACACCCTCTGGCAAAAAACCCGGAGGTCAAAAAGGACGAGAGGGCAAGACTCTTGAAATGAAAGCCTTTCCGGATGTTGTTATTGAACTACAACCCGATTATTGCAATAATTGTGGGGCATCCCTTCAAGATAGGCTGTCTATAAAAGGGAATTCCCGACAAGTAGTGGATATCCCGCCCATTAAAGCGGTATATACAGAGTACCAGAGATTCAGTAAAATATGTAAATGTGGATGCCAGAATACTGCAGATTTCCCACAGAGGGTCAATGCTCCTGTAAGTTATGGGGAAAATATCGAAGCACTTATTGCTTATTTCCATGCCCGCCAACATTTGCCCTTTGCTAGAATGAAAGAAACTTTCAACAATATTTTCGGTGTTAATATCAGTGAAGGCGGTATTCATTATTTACTCAATAAGTTCGGGCAAAAGACTACTCCTGTATATGAAATTATCAAACAACGTGTACAGCAAAGCTATGTAGTTGGTACCGATGAGACCGGGGTGAAGGTCAATGGCAAAAAGCACTGGTTTTGGACCTGGCAAACCTCTAAACTTACTTTCATAACCCATTCTAATAATAGGGGAAGTGAGACCATCAACAGGGAATTCCCTCTGGGATTTCCCCAAAGCACGTTAGTGCACGACGGGTGGAAGGCACAACTTAAAACCACTTCCCAAAACCATCAAAGCTGTTTGGCACATTTACAACGTGCTTTAAATTATCTTGACCAGCGGTACCCCAACGATAATTGGGGTAAAGATTTTAAAAACTTACTTTCCCGCTCCTTGAAACTCAAAGATAAATTAGAACTTCAAAACCGGGAACATCAATTGGAAAGGACTTCCATTATACAGAATCTTGATTATTTATTGGAGAGGCCACCCGAGAGGAAAAACAAAGAACTCTATACTTTTTATAAAAGAATGTGCAGGGAAAAACAATACCTGTTCACATTCCTCTTCCTGGACGATGTGCCTTCGGACAACAATGCATCCGAGCGTGCAATACGTAATGTGAAGGTAAAACAAAAAATATCGGGGCAATTCAAAACAGAAAAGGCAGCACAGAACTTTGCAAAAATAAGATCTGTTATAGACACTACAATCAAAAGCGGATTAAACGTTCTAGAAAGCCTGAATCTATTAGCTAAGATACATTTAGATTTACAAACTGATTAGTTACTATAGCTTTTACTGTTGAAATTATTTATAAATAAATTTTAGTAAATTAATCTTAAGCTTTAATAGCCGTCGATTGTTGCTATAGCAAGTTTCTCAAGGATATAGGAAACTGGTAGGTATGTTCTTTAAAAACCGGGGGGCTTTTTATTGTTTTTTAAAAGTACCTTATATTATCTGGGTGAAAAAATTAATTCGACCAGGGGTTCATTTATTCGTTGAAGAATTACATTTTTAATATTTGTAGGAGTCAATAGATACTCTCGTTTAAAGAAGTATTCTATAAAATCATAAAAGGTTTAATAATATATAATATTTCGCGACATTTGGAAGGCATTCTTTTTCGCTATTCATATCGTTATTTTCTATTAAGTATGACTTTCGACGATTGTCAACTAGATCTCGGTGAAGAAGTTCTTACAGATTTAATTTTTTACAAATAACTGAAGTCATCCAGTTCTAAACTTTCTCTATTTTGAATGCATTTATAAAAGTTCAAAAACTCGAAAATTTAATTACTTATAATAATCTTTTTCGTTATCACTGTATTTTCCCCGTAAAGTTTGATAATATATACGCCTGAACTGTAACTTCTCACCGGTAACCTCACTTCTTTTTCGTGAGATACATTCCTGTAAGTAGTTATAAGATTGCCATTAACGTCAAACAGGTGCAGGTCATTAAGTGGGATCTGGTCCGGATTAAGGATCTGGAGCTCTCTCACATTATGTCCATGCCTAACATTGAGTTCTATTGCATCCACAATGTCCCCGTCACCACCACCCGGATCAACCGGAAGCTGCTCTTCGTAGTAGAAGATGATTTCGAAGCGGTCATGGATGTAACCACCCTTTGCAGTGGTGGTATAAGCTCGTTTTGTAAGATTGTGTACCGAATCATTGAGTTTATCGTTGATGTGTATCCGGCCCACCAACTGCATCTTTTAACTTAGCATGATTTTATTTACAGGATGCTCTTTTTGGTAAATTTGATTTATCCTTGCTGTAATTTCTTGTAATTCTGCGGGTACAGATTCCGGATGTCTTTATGGTTGATGGACATAATATTCTCCAGGGTGTACTTGAGCCATTCATATGGGTTTACCTCGTGTTTTTTGCAGATCGCAAAGAAGGAGTACATTATTGCACCACGTTGAGCTGCATCATCAGAACCTGCAAACAGGTAGTTTTTTCGGCCTAGTGCCAGTTTTCTAATGGCATTTTCAATAAGGTTGTTATCTATTTCCAGGATTCCATCATAGAGGTAAGCGCTGAGCTGATCCCAGCGATCCATGGAATATCGGAAGGCTTTTCCGATAGGACTCTTGGGAAGAATCAACTGATGCTTCATCTGTTGGAACATCCATTTGGCAAATTCATTAATAATGGGTAATGCATTTTCCAGGCGCAGGGATTTACGCTGTTCCGGGCTTAAGTTGTGTTCTCGCGCTTGAGCTTCCACCGCGTAGAGTTTTTGGATGAAGCTCAGGGCTATTTCGGCACGTTCCCTGTCATTATCCTTTGCTTTATCAAATTCTCTTCTGGCATGGGCCCAGCAGTTCAGGTGGGTAACCCCCTCCCGCTTGCCAATCTTGTCATAGGCAGCATAGCCATCACTTTGGAGGTAGCCTTTAAAATCAGCCAGTACATGGTCGGCAGCCTCTCGGCTTCGTCCCCGGTGATAATCAAAGAGTACGCTTCCATCCATAGGGTTATGGTACACCCAATAGTAGCCCTGGTGGGTGGTGCCTTTTTTATTCTTGTCGATTACTTTTATCGGGGACTCATCCGCCTGGAGGTACCCCATTGACCTGGTGTCCTCCAATAGATGTTGATAAAGGATATCTAATATTTTAAGACTTTGCCTGGTCCAGCCTTCTAAAGTGGAAGAGGCAATGGGGATATCTGCTCTTTTAAAGCGTTGCAGTTGCCGGTAAAGCGGGAGATGATCCTCATACTTATCGACCAGAATGGAAGCCAGGAGTCCGGCTCCCGGAATGCCTTTTTCAATCACCCGCTCGGGCAATTCTCCAATGATTACTCCTTCTTTATTTTTAGGAGCATACTTATAGCGGATGTAACGTTTGATGTAGTATTTAGCTGGCTCGTATTCCAGCTCATTGGTCACTTCCTTGCCGATACAGATCATATCGGTGATATCTTCCTGGGGATAGATTTCAATTTCTTCTACCGGAAGATGCTCAGGCAGGGCCATTCGCCCTTTATGGACGGAAGTTCTTTTGCGACGCTCATAGCTGAGCTTCTCTTTTAACTCGGCTTCTTGTTTTTCCGCTTTTTCCGGCTCCATCTCAAAGGGAAGACTCATCTGGTTTTTATCCCCTTCGAAGCGTTCCCTTTTTTGACCAAAAGCCAGGCGCTTATAATAAGCTAATTGGAATTTAAGATCGATATTTTCTTTTTCTGCTTTCGCCCTTCTCTCAGTCTCCTTATCAAGGAGTGCCAAAAGCTCATCTTTAGTAAGATTTTCTATGGGTTTTTGCATGGGTTAAAGATACGAAAACCACACTTTTAAACCTATTGTCAACCCTTGTTTTTACTGGGTTTTTGTTACTTTTTTATCTGGGATACCTCAGTTTCTGATGGGCTTTTTTTACCTGCAGGCCTTCCACCATAAGCACCAGTTCTGACCAGGTCATACCATGGTTATTTCCTTTAAAAACCGGCGGGGTAAAACTGCCCTGTTCCAAGCGTTTGTAGTACAATACAAAACCCCCGGCTTCCCAGTGCAGGAGTTTAAGGTGCGTGCGGTTACGGTTCAAAAAAATAAACACATCGCCACTGGTTGGTTCCCTGCCAAGTTCATTTTTTACCAGTCCGCTCAGGCCATTAAAAGATTTTCGCATATCACAGG
Protein-coding sequences here:
- the tnpC gene encoding IS66 family transposase; this encodes MLIRRLEALEKKVETLEKENASLKERLAKYENPKNSRNSSIPPSKDENRPAKNQSLRTPSGKKPGGQKGREGKTLEMKAFPDVVIELQPDYCNNCGASLQDRLSIKGNSRQVVDIPPIKAVYTEYQRFSKICKCGCQNTADFPQRVNAPVSYGENIEALIAYFHARQHLPFARMKETFNNIFGVNISEGGIHYLLNKFGQKTTPVYEIIKQRVQQSYVVGTDETGVKVNGKKHWFWTWQTSKLTFITHSNNRGSETINREFPLGFPQSTLVHDGWKAQLKTTSQNHQSCLAHLQRALNYLDQRYPNDNWGKDFKNLLSRSLKLKDKLELQNREHQLERTSIIQNLDYLLERPPERKNKELYTFYKRMCREKQYLFTFLFLDDVPSDNNASERAIRNVKVKQKISGQFKTEKAAQNFAKIRSVIDTTIKSGLNVLESLNLLAKIHLDLQTD
- a CDS encoding T9SS type A sorting domain-containing protein → MQLVGRIHINDKLNDSVHNLTKRAYTTTAKGGYIHDRFEIIFYYEEQLPVDPGGGDGDIVDAIELNVRHGHNVRELQILNPDQIPLNDLHLFDVNGNLITTYRNVSHEKEVRLPVRSYSSGVYIIKLYGENTVITKKIIISN
- the tnpC gene encoding IS66 family transposase: MQKPIENLTKDELLALLDKETERRAKAEKENIDLKFQLAYYKRLAFGQKRERFEGDKNQMSLPFEMEPEKAEKQEAELKEKLSYERRKRTSVHKGRMALPEHLPVEEIEIYPQEDITDMICIGKEVTNELEYEPAKYYIKRYIRYKYAPKNKEGVIIGELPERVIEKGIPGAGLLASILVDKYEDHLPLYRQLQRFKRADIPIASSTLEGWTRQSLKILDILYQHLLEDTRSMGYLQADESPIKVIDKNKKGTTHQGYYWVYHNPMDGSVLFDYHRGRSREAADHVLADFKGYLQSDGYAAYDKIGKREGVTHLNCWAHARREFDKAKDNDRERAEIALSFIQKLYAVEAQAREHNLSPEQRKSLRLENALPIINEFAKWMFQQMKHQLILPKSPIGKAFRYSMDRWDQLSAYLYDGILEIDNNLIENAIRKLALGRKNYLFAGSDDAAQRGAIMYSFFAICKKHEVNPYEWLKYTLENIMSINHKDIRNLYPQNYKKLQQG
- the tnpB gene encoding IS66 family insertion sequence element accessory protein TnpB (TnpB, as the term is used for proteins encoded by IS66 family insertion elements, is considered an accessory protein, since TnpC, encoded by a neighboring gene, is a DDE family transposase.) → MFALSSFHKYHFYPKACDMRKSFNGLSGLVKNELGREPTSGDVFIFLNRNRTHLKLLHWEAGGFVLYYKRLEQGSFTPPVFKGNNHGMTWSELVLMVEGLQVKKAHQKLRYPR